A portion of the Actomonas aquatica genome contains these proteins:
- a CDS encoding SatD family protein, whose protein sequence is MKNTTQFIFMADVIGSEAHPSRALGTHLKATTTTANRKFAEALRSPLTVTLGDEFQGLCTNLRAGIDLILWFEHQLRQKPLEVAKTAHPYALRYVLHAGQVDTPINPERAHGMLGPGLTHARRTLEAHRRGAPRIQVDLPDAQLASRLQNLFGVLTALTDDFKPADFTFIEALFATTDSEKLSRQFDRHRTSIERRRVTLKIDACLTLERLLRDHAD, encoded by the coding sequence ATGAAGAATACGACCCAATTCATTTTCATGGCCGATGTGATTGGCAGCGAAGCCCATCCTTCACGCGCGCTGGGAACCCACCTCAAGGCCACCACGACCACCGCGAACCGGAAATTCGCAGAAGCACTGCGTTCGCCCCTCACCGTCACTTTGGGAGATGAGTTTCAGGGGCTCTGCACGAACCTTCGAGCGGGCATCGATCTCATTCTCTGGTTCGAACACCAGTTGCGCCAAAAGCCCCTCGAGGTGGCCAAAACGGCGCACCCCTATGCCCTGCGCTACGTTCTGCACGCCGGGCAAGTCGACACTCCCATCAACCCAGAACGCGCCCACGGCATGCTCGGACCAGGCCTGACCCACGCCCGTCGCACCCTCGAGGCCCATCGCCGCGGGGCTCCGCGCATTCAGGTCGATTTGCCGGACGCTCAACTTGCCTCGCGCCTCCAGAACCTCTTCGGCGTGCTGACAGCGCTGACCGACGATTTTAAGCCGGCCGACTTCACCTTCATCGAAGCCCTCTTCGCCACCACCGACAGCGAAAAACTGAGTCGCCAGTTCGACCGTCATCGGACCAGCATCGAACGTCGTCGCGTCACCCTCAAAATCGACGCCTGCCTGACCCTGGAACGCCTCCTCCGCGACCATGCCGATTGA
- a CDS encoding glycoside hydrolase family 43 protein — translation MIKNPILPGFNPDPSIVRVGDDYYIATSTFEWFPGVQIHHSRDLVNWELVARPLDRPSQLDMIGNPDSGGIWAPCLSYSDGLFWLIYTDVKQWTHTRYKVTHNYVVTAPSITGPWSEPTYLDSAGFDASLFHDDDGRKWYLSMIWDHRTGKNQFTGTLLQEFDPQTRTLIGPRKNIFKGTDHEFTEGPHLYKKDGYYYLLVAEGGTWYTHAATIARSRTIDGPYEVDPLKHFLTSKDDESATLQKAGHASLVQTKSGAWYVVHLTGRPLRDKRCTLGRETAIQRCSWEPEGWPRLSHGGCVPTVDVEDDGLPLTSPTPPSRSHREEFDTADLSIHFQALRRPITKDWLELTARPGWVRLHGEEPTTSNFRQALIARRQQAFDVEVTTRVDFDPVDFKHMAGLIAYYDTTNHYYLRITRDEELGRCLGIIRTDAGDTGELPDVETALPDAGPVHLRVTIHREALQFSYSLDGSTWIAIGPELDATILSDDYHSLGFTGAFIGLSAQDLNGHGHPADFDYFDYQELSE, via the coding sequence ATGATCAAAAATCCCATCCTGCCCGGCTTTAATCCCGACCCGTCCATCGTCCGCGTCGGCGACGATTATTACATCGCCACCTCCACCTTCGAGTGGTTCCCCGGCGTGCAGATCCACCACTCCCGCGACCTCGTGAATTGGGAGCTCGTCGCCCGCCCGCTCGACCGCCCCTCCCAGCTCGACATGATCGGCAACCCCGATTCGGGCGGTATCTGGGCACCCTGCCTGTCCTACAGCGACGGCCTCTTCTGGCTCATCTACACCGACGTGAAGCAGTGGACCCACACCCGCTACAAGGTCACCCACAACTACGTCGTCACCGCCCCCAGCATCACCGGTCCGTGGAGCGAACCCACCTACCTCGACTCCGCCGGTTTCGACGCCTCGCTCTTCCACGACGACGACGGCCGCAAGTGGTATCTCTCCATGATCTGGGATCACCGCACCGGCAAAAATCAGTTCACCGGCACGCTCCTCCAAGAATTCGATCCGCAGACCCGCACCCTCATCGGTCCGCGCAAAAACATCTTCAAAGGCACCGACCACGAATTCACCGAAGGTCCGCATCTGTATAAGAAAGACGGATACTACTACCTCCTCGTGGCCGAGGGCGGCACTTGGTATACGCACGCCGCCACCATCGCCCGCTCCCGCACGATCGACGGCCCCTACGAGGTCGACCCGCTCAAACACTTCCTCACCTCCAAGGACGACGAATCCGCCACCCTGCAAAAAGCCGGCCACGCCTCCCTCGTCCAGACCAAGTCCGGCGCTTGGTATGTGGTGCACCTCACTGGTCGCCCGCTGCGTGACAAACGCTGCACCCTCGGCCGCGAGACCGCCATCCAGCGCTGCTCCTGGGAACCCGAGGGTTGGCCGCGCCTCAGTCACGGCGGTTGCGTGCCGACCGTCGACGTCGAGGACGACGGCCTGCCGCTCACCAGCCCGACCCCGCCCTCCCGCTCCCACCGCGAGGAGTTTGATACCGCCGACCTCTCCATTCACTTCCAAGCCCTGCGCCGCCCCATCACCAAGGATTGGTTGGAGCTCACCGCCCGTCCCGGTTGGGTGCGCCTCCACGGCGAAGAGCCCACCACCTCCAACTTCCGCCAAGCCCTCATCGCCCGCCGCCAACAGGCCTTCGATGTCGAGGTGACGACCCGCGTGGATTTTGACCCGGTCGACTTCAAACACATGGCCGGCCTCATCGCCTACTACGACACGACCAACCACTACTACCTGCGCATCACACGCGACGAGGAACTCGGTCGCTGCCTCGGCATCATCCGCACCGATGCCGGCGACACCGGGGAATTGCCCGACGTCGAGACGGCCCTGCCCGACGCCGGTCCCGTGCACCTGCGCGTGACCATCCACCGCGAGGCCCTCCAGTTCAGCTACTCCCTCGACGGCAGCACTTGGATCGCCATCGGCCCCGAACTCGACGCCACCATCCTCTCCGACGACTACCACTCACTCGGCTTCACCGGCGCCTTCATCGGCCTCAGCGCCCAGGACCTCAACGGCCACGGCCACCCCGCCGATTTCGACTACTTCGACTACCAGGAATTGTCGGAGTAA
- a CDS encoding DNA polymerase III subunit alpha → MASPAYIELHASSAFSFLRGASQPADLAAEAARLGLPAMAVCDRDGVYGAPRFYAAAREHGLRPLVGAELTLLDGTALPLLVTNRTGYQNLCQLISLTKQTPRPDPVLNRERKRPCHATWDELAAHAEGLIALTGDADGPLLSAYQHGGPTAAAEALAPLQRIFGPDRLYVETQRHRVRGEERTVSFLRDLAASTDLPLLATGGITHATRDRRTVTDVFTCLRHHTTLDAAGRLLAPNAERHLHAPRVMAQRFADLPEALTNTLRLADRLEFTLSDLGYRFPDFPTPPWHNMASLLREQVYAGIVEFVPALTAAYRRQIDAELALISKLGFEGYFLIVADICRWARSRGILIQGRGSAANSVVCFALRITAIDPVKNRLLFERFLSEGRIGADGRPSWPDIDLDLPSSDLRESVIQEVYARYAPDGAAMTANVITYRGRGTTRELGKVLSLPDDVLDRFSSLFHGGDFPHTLSLEDQLQQSGLPATHPRAATLVRVYEQMRGLPRHLGQHSGGMVICGGRLNQVVPLEPASMPGRVVVQWDKDDCEDLGIVKVDLLGLGMMATLQDCFELCNQNGDTLSLQSIPPDDPETFRMMQEADTVGVFQVESRAQMSTLRRFKPACFYDVAMQVAIVRPGPIVGKLVHPIIRRRHHGEPIVCLDPEVHDLLLPILERTYGVVLFQEQMLACAMALASYDGTQAEELRRAMGFSRGTERLERALTHLRAALRVHGWSDRIADLLIESASNFALYGFPESHSMSFALLAYASTWLKAHRPAEFVCALLNNQPMGFYGPATLVQDSRRHGVTFLPVCVQKSDWACTIEYPDPAEGPARRSSAPRSEARVRLGLCYVKGLAAKPTRAMLAARAERPFTDIEDWLARTTFSAADRRALAALGALNTFAGDRRAALWQVEAAWSPHEPLFQRTYQQTEFAALQVAEASSLGAAPPSPPQSKIETPKSKILAPMSRAERVAADFTGMGLTAGVHPMAHIRARLPDVWRAGDLPCAKDRQTVTVAGSVICRQRPGTAKGFVFISLEDETGVANCIVTPDRFERYRLTINLEPALRITGKLQVQHGIIHIKAEQIEALRLADLPAQASHDFH, encoded by the coding sequence TTGGCTTCGCCCGCTTACATCGAACTCCACGCGAGCAGCGCCTTCAGCTTTCTGCGCGGCGCTTCGCAACCCGCCGACCTCGCTGCCGAGGCCGCCCGCCTCGGCCTGCCCGCCATGGCCGTCTGCGACCGCGACGGCGTTTACGGCGCGCCCCGCTTCTACGCCGCCGCCCGCGAGCACGGCCTGCGTCCCCTCGTCGGTGCCGAGCTAACCCTGCTCGACGGCACCGCCCTGCCCCTCCTCGTCACCAACCGCACCGGCTACCAAAACCTCTGCCAACTCATCAGCCTCACCAAGCAAACGCCACGCCCGGATCCCGTATTGAACCGCGAGCGCAAACGTCCCTGCCACGCCACCTGGGACGAACTCGCCGCCCACGCCGAGGGCCTCATCGCCCTCACCGGCGACGCCGACGGCCCCCTGCTCTCCGCCTACCAACACGGCGGCCCCACCGCCGCCGCCGAGGCCCTCGCGCCCCTCCAACGCATCTTCGGTCCCGACCGCCTCTACGTTGAAACCCAACGCCACCGCGTGCGCGGCGAGGAACGCACCGTCTCCTTCCTGCGCGACCTCGCCGCCAGCACCGACCTGCCCTTGCTCGCGACCGGCGGTATCACCCACGCCACCCGCGACCGGCGCACCGTGACCGATGTATTCACTTGCCTGCGACATCACACCACCCTCGATGCCGCCGGCCGCCTGCTCGCACCCAACGCCGAACGCCACCTGCACGCCCCGCGCGTCATGGCCCAGCGTTTCGCCGACCTGCCCGAGGCCCTCACCAACACCCTGCGCCTCGCCGACCGCCTCGAGTTCACCCTCTCCGACCTCGGCTACCGCTTCCCCGATTTCCCCACCCCGCCGTGGCACAACATGGCCTCGCTCCTCCGCGAGCAGGTCTACGCCGGCATCGTCGAGTTTGTGCCCGCCCTCACCGCCGCCTACCGCCGCCAAATCGACGCCGAACTCGCCCTCATCTCCAAACTCGGGTTCGAGGGCTACTTCCTCATCGTCGCCGACATCTGCCGCTGGGCCCGCTCCCGCGGCATCCTCATCCAGGGCCGCGGTTCCGCCGCCAATAGCGTGGTCTGCTTCGCCCTGCGCATCACCGCCATCGACCCGGTCAAAAACCGCCTGCTCTTCGAACGCTTCCTCAGCGAGGGCCGCATCGGTGCCGACGGTCGCCCCTCCTGGCCCGATATCGATCTCGACCTGCCCAGCAGCGACCTGCGCGAATCGGTCATCCAAGAGGTCTACGCCCGCTATGCCCCCGACGGCGCCGCCATGACCGCCAACGTCATCACCTACCGCGGCCGCGGCACCACCCGCGAACTCGGCAAGGTGCTCTCCCTGCCCGACGACGTGCTCGACCGTTTCTCCAGCCTCTTCCACGGCGGCGACTTTCCCCACACCCTTTCCCTCGAAGACCAGCTCCAGCAGTCCGGCCTGCCCGCCACCCATCCCCGCGCCGCCACCCTCGTGCGGGTTTACGAGCAGATGCGCGGTCTGCCCCGCCACCTCGGCCAACACTCCGGCGGCATGGTCATTTGCGGCGGCCGCCTCAACCAGGTCGTCCCGCTCGAGCCCGCCTCCATGCCCGGCCGCGTCGTCGTGCAATGGGACAAGGACGACTGCGAGGACCTCGGGATCGTCAAAGTCGACCTGCTCGGCCTCGGCATGATGGCCACCCTGCAGGACTGCTTCGAGCTCTGTAACCAAAATGGGGATACGCTCTCGCTCCAATCCATCCCGCCCGACGATCCCGAGACTTTTCGCATGATGCAGGAGGCCGACACCGTCGGCGTGTTTCAGGTCGAAAGCCGCGCCCAGATGTCGACCCTGCGTCGTTTCAAACCGGCCTGCTTCTACGACGTCGCCATGCAGGTCGCCATCGTGCGCCCCGGCCCCATTGTCGGCAAACTCGTCCACCCCATCATCCGCCGCCGCCATCACGGCGAACCGATCGTATGCCTCGACCCCGAGGTGCACGACCTGCTCCTCCCCATCCTCGAGCGCACTTACGGCGTCGTGCTCTTTCAGGAACAGATGCTCGCCTGCGCCATGGCCCTCGCTTCCTACGACGGCACCCAGGCCGAGGAACTGCGCCGCGCCATGGGCTTCTCGCGCGGCACCGAACGCCTCGAACGCGCCCTCACCCACCTTCGCGCCGCCCTGCGCGTGCACGGTTGGTCCGACCGCATCGCCGACCTCCTCATCGAGTCCGCCTCCAACTTCGCTCTCTACGGTTTCCCCGAGTCGCACTCCATGAGTTTCGCTCTGCTGGCCTACGCCAGCACCTGGCTCAAAGCCCACCGCCCGGCCGAGTTTGTCTGCGCCCTGCTTAACAACCAACCCATGGGCTTCTACGGCCCCGCCACCCTCGTGCAGGACTCCCGCCGCCACGGCGTCACCTTCCTCCCCGTCTGCGTGCAAAAATCCGACTGGGCCTGCACGATCGAATACCCGGATCCTGCTGAGGGCCCTGCCCGCCGAAGCTCCGCCCCGCGGAGCGAAGCGCGGGTCCGCCTCGGCCTCTGCTACGTCAAGGGCCTCGCCGCCAAACCCACCCGCGCCATGCTCGCGGCCCGCGCCGAGCGCCCCTTCACCGACATCGAGGACTGGCTCGCCCGCACCACCTTCAGCGCCGCCGACCGCCGCGCCCTCGCCGCCCTCGGTGCCCTCAATACCTTCGCCGGCGACCGCCGTGCCGCCCTCTGGCAGGTCGAAGCCGCCTGGTCCCCCCACGAGCCCCTCTTCCAACGCACGTATCAACAAACTGAATTCGCCGCCCTCCAAGTGGCCGAGGCTTCCAGCCTCGGCGCGGCCCCTCCGTCACCGCCCCAATCCAAAATCGAGACTCCAAAATCAAAAATCCTCGCCCCGATGTCCCGCGCCGAGCGCGTGGCCGCCGACTTCACCGGCATGGGCCTCACCGCCGGGGTGCACCCGATGGCGCACATCCGCGCCCGCCTGCCCGACGTCTGGCGCGCCGGTGATCTGCCCTGCGCCAAGGACCGCCAAACGGTCACCGTCGCCGGCAGCGTCATCTGCCGCCAACGCCCCGGCACCGCCAAAGGCTTTGTGTTCATCTCCCTCGAAGACGAGACCGGCGTCGCCAACTGCATCGTCACGCCCGACCGCTTCGAACGTTACCGCCTCACCATCAACCTCGAGCCCGCCCTGCGCATCACCGGCAAACTCCAGGTCCAGCACGGCATCATCCACATCAAGGCCGAGCAGATCGAAGCCCTCCGCCTCGCCGACCTCCCCGCCCAAGCCTCCCACGATTTCCATTAA
- a CDS encoding vanadium-dependent haloperoxidase, whose product MSRPFIRLALALGLACAVTAAATSAAIENPVLYWNDQALHATRLSRNPPPVAALHLGTFHAAIFDTVNGFDQTWESWLVDEAAPADANRDAAIAAAAYLVLQNIWGNEVNPRVMKKAYDEALADLPADASRAAGIVWGRAVAQRVLDERAKSGLDQPYAGEISSTEIGKWRETPPAFRPPVSPSVAHVKPFVLTSPDQFRAPPPLPLDSAAYADELAFTAKVGARDDAERDEYQTLSTPFWADDLGTATPAGHWCVIAQDVARRKEFSVEQTAHLFALLTLATADAGISSWESKFYYLHWRPETAIREVTPAVNAHASAEPEFIPNMASPAHPTYTSAHSTFTGASSRILELYNGSDDFEFTSTSDGLPGVVRSYESFSEASIELNMSRVWGGIHTMLDVVEGRQAGLKIADYVFAHALRPRE is encoded by the coding sequence ATGTCGCGTCCGTTCATCCGTCTCGCCCTGGCCCTCGGCCTCGCCTGCGCCGTCACCGCTGCCGCCACCTCGGCTGCCATCGAAAATCCCGTGCTCTACTGGAACGACCAGGCCCTGCACGCCACCCGCCTCTCGCGCAACCCGCCACCCGTGGCCGCGCTCCACCTCGGCACCTTCCACGCCGCCATCTTTGATACGGTCAACGGCTTCGACCAGACTTGGGAATCCTGGCTCGTCGACGAAGCCGCACCCGCCGACGCCAACCGCGACGCCGCCATCGCCGCCGCCGCCTACCTCGTCCTGCAAAACATCTGGGGCAACGAGGTGAACCCGCGCGTCATGAAAAAGGCCTACGACGAAGCCCTCGCCGACTTGCCCGCCGACGCCTCCCGCGCCGCTGGCATCGTCTGGGGTCGCGCCGTCGCCCAACGTGTTCTCGACGAGCGCGCCAAGTCCGGCCTCGACCAACCCTACGCTGGCGAAATCTCCTCCACCGAAATCGGCAAATGGCGTGAGACCCCGCCCGCCTTCCGCCCGCCCGTCTCCCCCTCGGTCGCGCACGTGAAGCCCTTCGTGCTCACCTCCCCCGACCAGTTCCGCGCCCCGCCGCCGCTCCCGCTCGACTCCGCCGCATACGCCGACGAGCTCGCCTTCACCGCCAAGGTCGGCGCCCGCGACGACGCCGAACGCGACGAATACCAAACCCTCTCCACGCCTTTCTGGGCCGACGACCTCGGCACCGCCACGCCCGCCGGCCACTGGTGCGTGATCGCTCAGGACGTTGCCCGCCGCAAGGAGTTCAGCGTCGAGCAGACCGCGCACCTGTTTGCCCTGCTCACCCTCGCCACCGCCGATGCCGGCATCTCCTCCTGGGAGTCCAAGTTCTACTACCTGCACTGGCGCCCCGAGACCGCCATCCGCGAGGTCACGCCCGCGGTCAACGCCCACGCCTCCGCCGAGCCGGAGTTCATTCCCAACATGGCTTCCCCCGCGCACCCGACCTACACCTCCGCGCACTCCACCTTCACCGGCGCGTCTTCCCGCATCCTCGAACTCTACAACGGCAGCGACGACTTCGAGTTCACCTCCACCTCCGACGGTCTGCCCGGCGTCGTGCGATCCTACGAGAGTTTCTCCGAAGCCAGCATCGAGCTCAACATGAGCCGCGTCTGGGGCGGCATTCACACCATGCTCGACGTCGTCGAAGGCCGCCAAGCCGGCCTCAAGATCGCCGACTACGTCTTCGCTCACGCCCTGCGCCCGCGCGAGTAA
- the lexA gene encoding transcriptional repressor LexA — translation MPDNLTPKQQAVLDYVRAHRDRHGVFPTLREIQAHFGFASPFAATRHLQALEKKGALSRSPGKARAFRLPASQTVGAGLSRDALPLGLLSVPVFGVIPAGLPAANAQHPDADETVAIDPTTLGLRPDSRRPLFALRVRGDSMIGANIVEDDLVFLTPGEPRSGQIVAALIDGESTLKRFLHHDGRPVLRAENPRYPDLLPAEELLIQGLMVGLLRRVNGKE, via the coding sequence ATGCCTGATAATCTGACGCCCAAGCAACAAGCCGTGCTCGATTACGTGCGGGCCCACCGCGACCGGCACGGCGTCTTCCCCACCCTGCGCGAGATTCAGGCTCACTTCGGCTTCGCCAGCCCCTTCGCCGCCACCCGCCACCTGCAGGCGCTCGAAAAGAAGGGCGCTCTCAGCCGCTCCCCCGGCAAAGCCCGCGCCTTTCGCCTACCCGCCTCACAAACTGTGGGAGCGGGTTTATCCCGCGACGCCCTGCCCCTCGGCCTCCTCTCAGTCCCCGTCTTCGGCGTCATTCCCGCCGGCTTGCCTGCGGCCAACGCCCAACATCCCGACGCCGACGAAACCGTCGCCATCGACCCAACCACCCTCGGCCTGCGCCCCGACTCCCGCCGCCCTCTCTTCGCCCTGCGCGTGCGCGGCGACTCCATGATCGGGGCCAACATCGTGGAGGACGACCTCGTCTTCCTCACCCCCGGCGAGCCCCGCTCTGGTCAGATCGTCGCCGCCCTCATCGACGGTGAATCCACCCTCAAGCGCTTCCTGCACCACGACGGCCGCCCCGTCCTGCGCGCCGAAAACCCACGCTACCCCGACCTTCTGCCCGCCGAGGAACTCCTCATCCAAGGCCTGATGGTCGGCCTGCTAAGAAGGGTGAATGGAAAAGAGTGA
- a CDS encoding RluA family pseudouridine synthase, protein MFGLARIYLAVLGAAVSDTSSTDSAQQSLSPAQVYGPWPPRPFREDRVTLIDMDELRSWILHEDDDLLVVSKSGEVVCHPSKFGPTSSLVGAAREYTGLDTMHLVFRLDRETSGVVVMAKNAAMASRLQTAMMTRKVGKRYLTVLTGELAEPVTVDQPLGRDYESPVHVKDWVTPEGKAAVTHYLPRVVRNGFSLVEVRPQTGRKHQIRAHAQWLGYPVVGDKIYGPDPRLFLRFIDDGWSEELAATLLLRRQALHCAEIDLRPAGVDWVFRAPWPEDLATFTRERMGVAELPEA, encoded by the coding sequence TTGTTCGGTCTCGCTCGGATTTACTTGGCGGTGTTGGGTGCGGCGGTGAGCGATACGTCGTCGACAGATTCCGCGCAGCAGTCCTTGAGTCCGGCCCAGGTGTATGGGCCGTGGCCGCCGCGGCCGTTTCGGGAGGATCGGGTGACGCTCATCGACATGGATGAGTTGCGCTCGTGGATTTTGCACGAGGACGACGACCTGTTGGTGGTGAGCAAGTCGGGCGAGGTGGTGTGTCACCCGTCGAAGTTCGGCCCGACTTCGAGTCTGGTGGGCGCGGCGCGCGAATACACCGGGCTCGACACGATGCATCTGGTGTTTCGCCTCGATCGGGAGACGAGCGGGGTGGTGGTGATGGCCAAGAACGCGGCCATGGCGAGTCGGTTGCAGACGGCGATGATGACGCGGAAAGTCGGGAAACGTTACCTGACGGTGCTGACGGGGGAGTTGGCGGAGCCGGTGACGGTGGATCAGCCGCTGGGGCGCGACTACGAGAGTCCGGTGCACGTGAAGGATTGGGTGACGCCGGAGGGCAAGGCGGCGGTGACGCACTACCTGCCGCGGGTGGTGCGCAACGGGTTTTCGCTGGTGGAGGTGCGACCGCAGACGGGACGCAAACACCAGATCCGAGCGCATGCGCAGTGGCTGGGTTACCCGGTGGTGGGCGACAAGATTTACGGGCCGGATCCGCGGCTGTTTTTGCGCTTCATCGACGACGGCTGGAGCGAGGAGCTGGCGGCGACGCTGCTGCTGCGGCGGCAGGCGCTGCACTGCGCCGAGATCGATCTGCGGCCGGCGGGAGTGGACTGGGTGTTCCGCGCGCCGTGGCCGGAGGATCTGGCGACCTTCACGCGCGAGCGGATGGGCGTGGCGGAGTTGCCCGAAGCTTAG